In one window of Halobacteriovorax sp. HLS DNA:
- a CDS encoding helicase-related protein, whose product MALSEVPSLVDFEEVKNQLETERKTLVKINSFSDDEEYIRSVDDAAIILDVIKGIQQSLYTFFLEYPSLLPMFSKDYIPFYDFVQRANILDLIFLDDCLFPELERYYFGQDGGLSLNIMSLHHKAILEWIDKKKLAHEKAQKTIELEFDLNLKMADLSCQCMDCVATFRARMRDFVFNKCTADIDEAKEQIEEKLNGTIDQVSDVYNTLQKTLDKTLYKVRTKLKRSSLNRLESQIKNKLHEKYNYPSDIAKDHARNIIPMLRNWLSDNEFSEDLLTENEYHKFFSQLSSDFWKGTKSLQRDFRKFVRAIVVLKKKDVSSKILNDYLGEFWVHSSSREIKRKIIYHMGPTNSGKTYHAIEALSKAKTGCYLAPLRLLAGELYDTLNSKGVTTTLLTGEEVIEKEGSTHFSSTIEMARFQQVFDCCVIDEIQMITDKQRGWAWTRALVNMYSPEIHVCGDASAYELVKNVADLCGDELIVKNYERMTTLNVEKRPIVVGQLEKNDALIVFSRRNALRYKRDLEKVGFKVSIVYGRLSPEVRREQARKFDEGETDIIVSTDAISMGMNLPVRRIVFSTLSKYIDGHEFIISHSEIKQIAGRAGRFKRFPTGFVTTLSKVEGGLQEITEALNATLDQSTKCMVGPDLDIYNQVNDALTKNNLPGLKLSEFLRLFHTMDFKAPFFCVELKEMIELAEMVEDTDSENILTTSEIFGFACAPVNQGLQEHVQYYMWILSHYVKSQPIINEPIDPKSADIDYLETSIKCVELYQWLARHFDNKNFSFNENDLLENKSLAVDQLNDLLSAKIVPTCSSCGCKLPEKHKFAICEDCFHQRRFSNRGGGRRGPKRGTSPAEAFKKGLSKKAGKKSTSAREAFSKKRTKKRKFTGKK is encoded by the coding sequence GTGGCCCTATCTGAGGTTCCTTCGCTTGTTGACTTTGAAGAAGTCAAAAATCAATTAGAAACAGAAAGAAAAACCCTAGTTAAAATTAATAGTTTTAGTGATGATGAAGAGTATATTCGCTCTGTCGATGATGCTGCAATTATCTTGGACGTTATTAAAGGAATTCAACAATCCCTTTATACTTTCTTTTTAGAGTATCCTAGTCTTTTACCAATGTTCAGTAAGGATTACATTCCTTTTTACGACTTTGTTCAAAGAGCAAATATATTAGATCTTATCTTTTTAGATGACTGTTTATTTCCTGAACTAGAAAGATACTACTTTGGACAAGATGGTGGTTTGAGTCTAAATATTATGTCTCTACATCACAAGGCAATTTTAGAATGGATTGATAAAAAGAAATTGGCCCATGAAAAAGCTCAGAAGACTATTGAATTAGAGTTTGATTTAAATTTAAAGATGGCAGATTTATCATGTCAGTGTATGGACTGTGTGGCAACATTTAGAGCTCGCATGAGAGACTTCGTATTTAACAAGTGCACTGCAGATATTGATGAAGCCAAAGAGCAGATTGAAGAGAAACTAAACGGAACTATAGATCAAGTTAGTGATGTCTATAATACACTTCAAAAAACTCTAGATAAGACGCTATATAAAGTTAGAACTAAATTAAAGAGATCATCGTTAAATAGATTAGAGTCACAAATAAAAAATAAGCTTCATGAAAAATATAATTATCCAAGTGATATAGCAAAAGATCATGCAAGAAATATAATTCCGATGTTAAGAAATTGGCTTTCAGATAATGAGTTCTCTGAAGACCTACTTACGGAAAATGAGTATCATAAATTCTTCTCTCAACTTTCTTCGGATTTTTGGAAAGGGACAAAGAGTTTACAAAGAGATTTTAGAAAATTTGTTAGAGCAATTGTTGTCTTAAAGAAGAAGGATGTTTCCTCAAAAATCTTAAATGATTATTTAGGAGAGTTCTGGGTTCACTCAAGTTCCCGAGAGATAAAAAGAAAAATTATATATCATATGGGGCCGACTAACTCTGGTAAGACTTATCATGCAATAGAGGCCTTAAGTAAGGCAAAAACTGGTTGTTACCTTGCACCTCTAAGGTTATTAGCGGGAGAACTTTACGATACTTTAAACTCAAAAGGAGTAACTACAACATTACTCACAGGTGAAGAAGTAATAGAAAAGGAAGGATCTACACATTTTTCATCAACGATTGAAATGGCAAGGTTTCAGCAAGTATTTGATTGCTGTGTTATTGATGAAATTCAAATGATTACAGATAAACAAAGAGGCTGGGCTTGGACTAGAGCACTTGTAAATATGTATTCTCCTGAAATCCATGTTTGTGGTGACGCCTCAGCTTATGAATTAGTTAAGAATGTTGCAGACCTTTGTGGTGATGAGCTAATAGTTAAGAATTATGAAAGGATGACAACATTAAATGTTGAAAAAAGACCAATCGTTGTTGGTCAACTTGAAAAGAACGATGCTCTAATTGTTTTTTCAAGAAGAAATGCTCTTCGCTATAAGAGAGATCTTGAAAAAGTTGGATTTAAGGTTTCAATTGTTTATGGTCGTTTAAGTCCTGAGGTTAGAAGAGAACAGGCCCGAAAATTTGATGAGGGTGAAACAGATATTATCGTAAGTACAGATGCTATCTCTATGGGAATGAACTTACCCGTTAGAAGGATTGTATTTTCTACTTTATCTAAATATATTGATGGTCATGAGTTTATAATTTCTCACTCTGAAATTAAGCAAATTGCAGGTCGTGCAGGAAGATTTAAAAGATTTCCTACAGGCTTTGTTACTACTTTATCTAAAGTAGAAGGAGGGCTTCAAGAGATTACTGAAGCTCTAAATGCAACTTTAGATCAATCTACGAAATGTATGGTTGGTCCTGATTTGGATATATACAATCAAGTAAATGATGCTTTAACAAAGAATAATCTTCCTGGTCTAAAGTTATCAGAGTTTTTAAGACTCTTTCATACGATGGATTTTAAGGCACCATTTTTCTGTGTTGAATTAAAAGAGATGATTGAACTTGCTGAAATGGTGGAAGACACTGACTCGGAAAACATCTTAACTACTTCAGAGATTTTTGGTTTTGCTTGTGCTCCTGTTAATCAAGGACTTCAAGAACATGTTCAATATTATATGTGGATATTATCTCACTACGTGAAATCTCAACCAATTATTAATGAGCCAATTGATCCTAAATCAGCCGATATAGACTATCTTGAGACTTCAATTAAGTGTGTCGAGCTCTATCAGTGGCTAGCACGCCACTTTGATAATAAGAACTTTTCATTTAATGAAAATGATCTTCTAGAGAATAAATCTCTTGCTGTTGACCAGCTTAACGATCTCTTGTCTGCGAAAATTGTTCCGACTTGTTCTAGTTGCGGGTGCAAATTACCAGAAAAACATAAGTTTGCAATTTGTGAAGACTGCTTTCATCAAAGACGCTTTTCGAATCGAGGAGGGGGGCGCAGAGGTCCAAAGAGAGGGACTAGTCCAGCCGAAGCATTTAAAAAAGGGCTGTCTAAAAAAGCTGGAAAAAAGAGTACTTCAGCTAGAGAGGCCTTTAGTAAGAAAAGGACTAAGAAGAGGAAATTTACTGGTAAGAAATAA
- a CDS encoding DUF455 family protein → MNIDEYAKNILFSKDLDDKLQSPSIVTSCDDFEVRERPSFPARADNMKFRKEQTKFPKAGSLHIPEKRAITLHFFANHELLAIEMMAAAILCLPNRNEEDLKAKKGLLATIADEQKHFLLYKKRMESLGLGFGEVSLNSFFWNQYTKAQTLDDFFSIVSLTFEGANLDFANFYSGVFEDIEDFETKKIVDIVYEDEISHVAYGRNWLNKWKGDKSLWEYYLLHLPENLSPARAKGMQFDHSSRIRAGLDNDFISNVEAYRDDFSITDRKQWKS, encoded by the coding sequence ATGAATATTGATGAATATGCCAAAAATATACTCTTTTCAAAAGACTTGGATGATAAATTACAATCGCCAAGTATCGTGACTAGTTGTGATGATTTTGAAGTTCGTGAAAGACCAAGTTTTCCTGCTCGAGCAGATAATATGAAATTTCGAAAAGAACAAACAAAGTTTCCTAAGGCAGGTTCTCTTCATATTCCAGAAAAACGAGCAATCACTTTGCACTTCTTCGCTAATCATGAGTTGTTGGCCATTGAAATGATGGCAGCTGCTATTCTTTGTTTACCAAATCGAAATGAAGAAGATTTAAAAGCTAAGAAGGGGCTGCTTGCTACGATTGCAGATGAGCAAAAACACTTCTTACTTTATAAGAAAAGGATGGAGTCATTAGGCCTGGGCTTTGGAGAGGTCTCTTTAAATAGTTTCTTTTGGAACCAATATACGAAAGCGCAGACTTTAGACGATTTCTTTTCAATTGTTTCTTTAACCTTTGAAGGGGCAAACCTGGATTTTGCGAATTTCTATTCAGGAGTATTTGAAGATATCGAAGACTTCGAAACAAAGAAAATTGTAGATATAGTCTATGAGGATGAAATTTCTCATGTTGCTTATGGAAGAAACTGGTTAAACAAATGGAAAGGAGATAAAAGTCTCTGGGAGTACTATTTATTACATTTGCCTGAAAACCTATCTCCAGCAAGAGCAAAGGGGATGCAGTTCGATCACTCTTCTAGAATTAGGGCCGGCCTTGATAATGACTTTATCTCAAATGTTGAAGCCTATAGAGATGACTTTTCGATAACTGACAGGAAACAATGGAAGAGCTGA